The following are encoded in a window of Deinococcota bacterium genomic DNA:
- a CDS encoding metallophosphoesterase: MQLVVIGDIHAQEEKFWTLLGEAGLVDDEHRPSALLRQEETRLILLGDLVHAKSRARYRELAGVERYDEYDPEHLRCAERAQEAFLHRVKGFAQALPEGKIDILMGNHDFNAVTRSQGPLRTDDISHLEWKEGYGGTLDPELADWIGSWKSELVLAGIHFAHVGPLPEHNRYDTGFYIENRRRWIYEERDVLAETPYRLGVYGHTPVRGGVNIASQGRAILLDTNGHGREYAYLKIDICDDAYRLEMRGLFFDERMSR, encoded by the coding sequence TTGCAGCTAGTCGTCATCGGGGACATTCACGCGCAGGAGGAAAAGTTCTGGACGCTGCTTGGGGAAGCCGGGCTGGTCGATGACGAGCACAGGCCGAGCGCGCTGCTCAGGCAGGAGGAGACGAGGCTCATCTTGCTGGGCGACCTCGTTCACGCCAAGAGCCGCGCCCGCTACCGCGAGCTCGCCGGCGTCGAACGCTACGACGAGTACGACCCCGAGCACCTGCGCTGCGCGGAACGGGCGCAGGAGGCCTTTTTGCACCGCGTCAAAGGCTTCGCCCAAGCGCTGCCCGAGGGCAAGATCGACATCCTCATGGGCAACCACGACTTCAACGCCGTCACCAGGAGCCAGGGCCCGCTGCGCACCGACGACATCTCGCACCTCGAGTGGAAGGAGGGCTACGGCGGCACGCTGGACCCCGAACTGGCGGACTGGATCGGGAGCTGGAAGAGCGAGCTGGTCCTAGCCGGCATCCACTTCGCCCACGTCGGGCCGCTGCCCGAGCACAACCGCTACGACACCGGCTTCTACATCGAAAACCGCCGCCGCTGGATCTACGAGGAGCGCGACGTGCTCGCCGAAACGCCCTACCGGCTGGGCGTCTACGGCCACACCCCGGTGCGCGGCGGCGTCAACATCGCCTCGCAGGGCCGCGCCATCCTGCTCGACACCAACGGCCACGGCCGCGAGTACGCCTACCTCAAGATCGACATCTGCGACGACGCCTACAGGCTCGAGATGAGAGGGCTCTTCTTCGACGAGAGGATGAGCCGGTAA
- a CDS encoding DUF3108 domain-containing protein — protein sequence MSVEVCSYRLSLRGKSVGSQVLRTQTSRHQVRLEARLTLQGSLGQATVTQTSSLHTPSLLSQLFSETQQDNQEKRHYQVAFDERSGLVRASCGKDSAEVPYSRPYRDPLGLLHLIRALPENETSLRVPMLGKDVVVERLPDAELRTALGNRAARVYALYPGHAYVFVDCEAPHTILKLSQRLEAGLLDALIVRVSQEDEMPSGEGRPSLERGRGSKRRNRRSGRKRMSKRRQAD from the coding sequence ATGTCCGTCGAGGTCTGCTCCTACCGTCTCAGCCTGCGCGGCAAGTCCGTCGGTAGCCAGGTCTTGCGCACCCAGACCAGCCGCCACCAGGTCAGGCTCGAGGCCAGGCTCACGCTCCAGGGCAGCCTGGGCCAGGCGACCGTCACCCAGACGAGCAGCCTGCACACGCCCTCGCTCCTCAGCCAGCTGTTCAGCGAGACCCAGCAGGACAACCAGGAAAAGCGCCACTACCAGGTGGCCTTCGACGAGCGGAGCGGCCTGGTGCGAGCGTCTTGCGGCAAGGACAGCGCCGAGGTGCCCTACAGCCGGCCCTACCGCGACCCGCTAGGCCTCCTGCACCTCATTCGCGCCCTGCCGGAGAACGAAACCTCCCTGCGCGTGCCCATGCTCGGCAAGGACGTGGTGGTCGAGCGGCTGCCCGATGCCGAGCTGAGAACGGCCCTGGGCAACAGGGCGGCCAGGGTCTACGCGCTCTATCCGGGCCACGCCTACGTGTTCGTGGACTGCGAGGCGCCCCACACCATCCTAAAGCTCTCGCAGCGGCTCGAGGCCGGCCTCCTGGACGCGCTCATCGTCAGGGTCAGCCAGGAGGACGAGATGCCCTCCGGCGAGGGCCGGCCCTCGCTCGAACGCGGGCGCGGGAGCAAGCGGCGCAACCGCCGCAGCGGGAGAAAACGCATGTCCAAACGCCGCCAAGCCGATTAG